The following coding sequences lie in one Phyllopteryx taeniolatus isolate TA_2022b chromosome 4, UOR_Ptae_1.2, whole genome shotgun sequence genomic window:
- the zp3c gene encoding zona pellucida sperm-binding protein 3 isoform X2, with the protein MLPCNANTQASGNEIVGDKMFILGQPMYFVVKQTDSTSTDQRLYINKCFMTAFQDPYSEPKYTVIDNQGCMIDSMVTRQSAFLKGPLNIQKFSVSAFIFKDTAVSSSSQLYLHCEFSMGDPTPTSSSKACNYHRVTKKWRELYGNDSVCACCESACLPLSKASGNMVSSPSWKVRFGGEDGNPVFELQPRSNNWGAFSLEDSSDHSDFLSYWD; encoded by the exons CATCGGGGAATGAAATTGTTGGTGATAAAATGTTTATCCTGGGACAGCCAATGTACTTTGTGGTGAAACAAACAGACAGCACTTCAACAGACCAGAGACTTTACATCAACAAGTGTTTCATGACTGCTTTCCAAGATCCTTACTCTGAACCTAAATACACCGTTATTGACAACCAAGG TTGTATGATTGATAGTATGGTGACAAGACAGTCTGCGTTTCTCAAGGGCCCCTTAAACATCCAAAAATTCTCAGTGAGCGCCttcattttcaaagacactgcaGTTTCATCATCATCG CAACTCTATCTGCACTGTGAATTCTCTATGGGCGATCCAACACCAACCTCAAGTTCAAAGGCTTGCAATTATCATCGAGTTACCAAAAA GTGGAGGGAGTTGTATGGTAATGACAGTGTGTGTGCCTGCTGTGAATCCGCCTGCTTACCACTATCAAAAG CTTCTGGGAACATGGTCTCAAGTCCGTCTTGGAaggtcagatttggaggtgagGATGGAAACCCGGTGTTTGAGCTGCAGCCGAGGTCCAACAACTGGGGGGCCTTCAGTTTGGAGGACTCATCTGACCACAGTGACTTCCTTAGCTACTGGGACTAA
- the LOC133476869 gene encoding LOW QUALITY PROTEIN: uncharacterized protein LOC133476869 (The sequence of the model RefSeq protein was modified relative to this genomic sequence to represent the inferred CDS: deleted 1 base in 1 codon) translates to MPISLKACMKDKSGTYLQVSSQKNWKDQKFLEGFMNDLLKSMRLSAFGQSWDGDDLVCLLHADDAYSGQLHVEKNKLIKKCPLFLKSRVSRWFQRTMSDAWSQISHKYEFDLIYDPPAEFVACWLGHLLVFIESSLNKKCLYHVLIGNALPQIVVAR, encoded by the exons ATGCCGATTTCACTCAAAGCCTGCATGAAGGACAAGAGTG GTACATATCTTCAGGTTTCATCCCAAAAGAATTGGAAGGACCAGAAATTTCTGGAAGGTTTTATGAACGACCTCCTGAAATCCATGAGAT TGTCCGCTTTTGGACAA TCTTGGGATGGTGATGATTTGGTTTGCTTATTGCATGCCGATGATGCTTACAGTGGTCAACTTCAtgtcgaaaaaaataaattaataaaaaaatgt ccacTCTTCTTAAAGTCACGGGTGAGCAGATGGTTTCAAAGAACCATGAGTGATGCATGGTCACAGATTTCTCATAAATACGAGTTTGACCTCATATACGATCCA CCAGCAGAGTTTGTGGCCTGTTGGCTGGGTCACTTACTGGTTTTCATTGAGAGTAGCCTGAACAAAAAGTGTCTGTATCATGTTCTCATTGGGAATGCCTTGCCCCAAATTGTTGTGGCACGCTGA